Below is a window of Allomuricauda ruestringensis DSM 13258 DNA.
TCTAATTTTGATTGCCATTAGCAAAGCTGCCAGTTTTGTTGCTCCCATTGCCTCAAAACACCTTATCGATGATGTTATCGTGAACAAAGACTTGGATATGCTCAAATATTTGGTCGCTGGAGTAATGTTGGCCATTCTTGTACAGGCGGTCACTTCCTTCTTATTGACCAAGATTTTAAGCGTACAGGCCCAATATTTAATTTCTGAGCTTAGGGCACAGGTACAGAAAAAAGTGCTTGCCCTTCCCGTGCGTTTTTTCGACAACGCCAAGTCGGGAGCTTTGGTATCCCGTATTATGTCCGATGTCGAGGGTGTCCGAAATTTAATCGGTACAGGTTTGGTGCAATTGGTGGGAGGTATCATCACAGCCGTAGTTTCCTTGACTTTGCTTATGGATATCAGCGTTTTTATGACACTTTTCACCTTTATTCCACTGACCATATTTGCCATAATTGCCTTAAAGGCGTTCAAGATAATTCGTCCTATTTTCAGAAATCGAGGTAAAATAAATGCCGAGGTGAAAGGTAGATTGACAGAAACTTTGGGAGGCATACGTGTCATTAAGGGGTTTAATGCGGAAAAGCAGGAAGAAGAGGTTTTTGAAGTTGGTGTGGAGCGTTTGTATGAAAATGTGAAAAAGAGTTTGACCACCACCGCTTTTATGACCAGTTCGTCCACCTTTTTGTTGGGTGTCGCAACCACCAGCGTAATGGGTTTTGGGGGTTATAAAATAATTCAAGGCACCCTAACGGTAGGTGAATTTGTGGAGTTTACGGTGTTGTTGGGCCTAATGATTGCCCCGATTGTGCAAATGAGCAGCGTGGGCAGTCAATTAACAGAAGCATTGGCCGGCTTGGACCGTACCGAGGAATTGATGAATTTGGAGGAAGAATCGGATGAGGAAAACCGTAACATCATTTTGAATGATGTAATCGGTAAAATGTCCTTTTCCGACGTCTGTTTTTCGTATGAAGAGGACAAGCAAGTACT
It encodes the following:
- a CDS encoding ABC transporter ATP-binding protein, translated to MPEKKVSILTAFKTIIWPKRKLVFLGLILIAISKAASFVAPIASKHLIDDVIVNKDLDMLKYLVAGVMLAILVQAVTSFLLTKILSVQAQYLISELRAQVQKKVLALPVRFFDNAKSGALVSRIMSDVEGVRNLIGTGLVQLVGGIITAVVSLTLLMDISVFMTLFTFIPLTIFAIIALKAFKIIRPIFRNRGKINAEVKGRLTETLGGIRVIKGFNAEKQEEEVFEVGVERLYENVKKSLTTTAFMTSSSTFLLGVATTSVMGFGGYKIIQGTLTVGEFVEFTVLLGLMIAPIVQMSSVGSQLTEALAGLDRTEELMNLEEESDEENRNIILNDVIGKMSFSDVCFSYEEDKQVLHNISFDVEPGQVIALVGSSGSGKSTIAGLAASFLNPDSGTITIDGHDLSKVNLNSFRQHLGVVLQDDFLFEGTIRENILFPRPDASEEKLLEAVKAAYVDEFTDRFEKGLDTLIGERGVKLSGGQRQRIAIARAILADPKILVLDEATSSLDTESEALIQKSLGELTKGRTTFVIAHRLSTIRKADQILVIENGHILEQGTHETLIASEGRYFNLFTYQARI